The sequence tttgtacagctttgacagtgctactgtatcttttttgacacgcaaagacccaaacggcgttccatagtatgtatgtcgtgaagctaatagcagtgacgctattactgtgcaactccggtagggcaacatctgaacaatggtagtgtgtaccggtgctcaaccagtcggcgaaagccaacatcacccacgacagagaacggttgattgtcaacgGCAATGAATTctattatcttggctttaatggatttcgcctttgagttgtctcgctgaaaatgTGTTACTCtttccacacagcagacattgtgggctagtttaggaatgctgtgttgcacgtatagcgcaaaattttacgtggcgtcattacatcatgtacctacgttatataggaatgcacgtcagctttgtcatcggttttgcacatttgcgttaaactagacatcggccgataccgatgttggcatttttagctagtattggccgattccgatatgttcgcCGATTATATTATGCATCCCCAATACAACACATACTGTGTCTATTTCAGATGAAAGAAATAATAATGAATCAAGAAAAACTTGCCAAACTTCAGGCACAAGTCCGCATCGGCGGCAAGGTAAGAAGCTGTTCACACCAATCAATTGTTTCTTCAGAGTGAATGTTTAGAAAAAATATGTCAATATGAAGCTCATGTCTCACGTGTTAAAATATCAGGTACTTGAATCTATCTGTTCTCTTTTACAGGGCACTGCTCGCAGAAAGAAGAAGGTTGTGCACAGAACTGCAACTGCAGATGACAAGAAACTTCAGTTCTCCCTAAAGAAACTAGGAGTCAACAACATCTCTGGCATTGAAGAGGTAAGGTCTGGTCCATGGTTAGActggtcctctctccctctgtaaccATCCCTTTTAAAATGGATGTTGGAGTACTTTAATTGTGACAAAAAATTTAATTGGAACCCACTGATTTCTTTGAGAGCAAAGGAGGGTTCATTTCAAGGCCCACTTTAGCTAGCTGTTGTATTTGAGTCTTCAGAAAGGGAGGTGTCTAGTCTTTCAGATTGTATGTCTATAACTGTGAGTAACATCACATTACCGTTCTcgtttctcctctgttcctcgcaGGTGAACATGTTCACGAACCAGGGGACAGTGATCCACTTCAACAACCCCAAAGTGCAGGCCTCCCTGGCAGCCAACACCTTCACCATCACTGGCCACGCCGAGACCAAGCAGCTGACAGAGATGCTCCCCAGCATCCTCAACCAGCTGGGAGCAGACAGTCTGACTAGCCTCCGGAGACTGGCTGAGGCTCTGCCCAAACAGGGTACGTGGggctgtgggagggagggagtgagatgaGGAGGGCGGACTGGTTCTAATGGTTCAGGAGTACTGGTGGAGGGTCTGCCCAAACAGTGTCGGTTTTCATTGCAAACGGTTTTCTGTTTGgagtaataaaataaaaaagttacaCTTTTTGCTTAGGAAacagactaatgaatacaccattGGTTCTAATGGCTCAGGAGAGTCTGTTTTTAGGGGAAATATGGCCTATGTTTTGGTTTTTGAAGGGCAGCACTTTTGTTGTCACTTTTTTGATATATTTGAGAGGGAGCCTGTTTTTGTTTCAAGGCCATGCATTTTATTGACATTTCAACATAGGCTTTACCTCATCTGTTTGACTTGGCCACAAGTAGTAAAGACACTTCTTTAGCATAAGTGTGTGGAGGCGGATTGgtaataaaaaaacagataaacatGCACAGTAGCAATCTCAAAGTTTTGGGATGGGGGGGATTTGAGGTAGAGCTGAAGGGTCTTGGATTGATTTTGAGCACTGGGCAGGCACTGACATTGTAATAGAAATaccattttttttaaacgtattGTATACAACTTGAACTGAAGACCAGAGGCATTTGTACATAGCTCTGCAACAGGTTCGTAACAGCTCTTATTTTTTCCTCACAGCTGGAGATGGAAAAGCACCAATCGCCCCCATagaggaggaagatgatgatgttCCAGGTGGGTCATGAACAGCCATCTCACAGTTAAGAGGTCATGATTGTTCATCAAGTTTACATCCCTGGTGTTACCCAAAATGCTGACTGGTACTTTTCATGTGTAATTTACATAACAATGGCCAACTGTGAACTTGGAACACCTTCTCAGAAAGCAACTGTCTTGatgatgcagaggttgttgattctgctcaCCACAAGTCTTGTCACACTCCTGAATGAAACACACTTACACTGGAGCTTTCATTAACATAAAACACTGACACACTGGTTTGGGgtaaaggcgtcagcatgcttcagtttggCTGGCGGCCCAAACGAGGGTCGCCAGCCTGAAAAGACCTCAGCttgaaaaatgtgaaaaaagCGACAGTAGTACTGCTTGTCTGTTTTAAAAGGCCTCAAAATAGTCTTGAAtcaatctaagataactcaataaatctgtcattaattttgacatttttgacgACATCTTAGTCGGGAATTTTACGTCTAAcgaagatgtttggtgcagtatttctcgaACAAATTTACATGAAAACGAGTTGTCTCTCGCTGAATGACAAGACTTATTGAAGAAGCCCGAccgttgaccaatcaccgacgaaggggcatagacGTCGGCTACCAATTTCCGGTTTACCTCCAGAAAAAATGCGGTGTGCCCAAAACGCTGAAAAACCCTCACCTACGTCCAAAATGAATGAAAACGTcacaatgttgtcataatatacGCATAAACTTTTCCAAACTGTTTTGTCTGGGAAGCAGTCTTAGGTGGAAGTGCAGTAATAGTGGCGTCATTGTGTGAGAATATCACACCAGCCTCTTGCAGTTGATTTGATGCCGTCCCACTCCCACCCTTTTGGCATGGATCGACACATTTCCATTTATTGATTATTTTTCCTTGTTCCTTATTTGAACGTGACCATAGAGATTGTGTAGGTATCTTCAACAATGGCTGTTTGTCCTAGACACTTATAAGAGTTTTTGCTCTGTGACGTGCTCCTGTGAGTCTCCACAACAACCACATGTAGTGTTATTTTACATTGTGGTCATTTATACTTTCTCTTATGTCTGTGTGACTTGTATTTTCCCGCAGATAATAGAACCGTGGTAGGGAAGTGAAGTGGGTCATGCTAAGGGGATCTAACAATCACTTGATGGTGATTGGAGTCGGGGTGGTGGGTTTAGTGTTTGAAATGTTTGTTTATGAGTTCTGAAAGCACCGTTTGCTTTTCTTTGTGGAGAAAAATGGTCCATACACATGAGGTTGCCATTAGTTACCCACGGCTTTTCCCAAGGCTCTCCTTTTCTCGTAACCCAACGTTTTCACAAATGTAACAAACAATTACTCTCATTCAGCGTGAGGAGCGGTTGAAGCCCGGTGACACGGGGTTAACGGTCTATGCCATCATGTCATTAACAGAGTTTAGTTTCCCACCCCCACTTTAAATTGTGTTCAGACCTTTAGAATTGTTTTGATTATAACCCTAGACCCCACCGAGCCAAATATGGACCTGACAGATTTATCAGATTATTGGGGGGTGGTAGAAATTATACCTGGGATCATGTTTCAGGTAAAACACACATTTTTTCTTAAGTGGACTGAGACCAGTGGAAAGACTGATGGAGGCATGTATGTTTGGAGAGAGTATTGCTTGTTTCTTTCCCTTACTGACTGTTGGCTTGTTGTTTCAGATCTGGTGGAGAATTTTGACGAGGCTTCCAAGGATGAGGCAAACTAAAGAAAACAACAGACCTTCAGGAGAGTCTCAACAGGACTTGACTAGGCCGTGGGGTGGGCACAAGGCGTTATTTTTCTTTCTTGCCACCCGATTTTCCAAATGCTATTTTGTGCACTGCTGTCCGTGTCCAGTTTGAGAGTCAGTGGGAGATTGTATGTACGTTACTGTATGTTGTCTCTGAGGTTCGAGGTCTCTTCAGCAGTTTCCTCTGTGTTACTGAACCTTATTTCTTTGCAGTCTGGCTGAAACCATAATATCTGGAATAAACATTTTGCTATTGTCAACTAAAAGAATCGTGGTGTTTTATCTGATTACTTGAAATAAGGGGACAAAGGTGATTCCTCTTAGCAGTTGTGTATTTTAAATTAACATACATCTGCCTGTTTACCTTTTTAGTTGCACCCTAAAGCCAGGATTTGATCTAAAGCATGCTATAGAGCAGCACACTGGATAGACGACAATGTGAAGTTTTAAAGGTCATTTATGCTCGAGCTGACATGGGGTAGCATTGACCGTGACTGCTAACTTGACT is a genomic window of Salvelinus alpinus chromosome 18, SLU_Salpinus.1, whole genome shotgun sequence containing:
- the LOC139544214 gene encoding transcription factor BTF3 encodes the protein MKEIIMNQEKLAKLQAQVRIGGKGTARRKKKVVHRTATADDKKLQFSLKKLGVNNISGIEEVNMFTNQGTVIHFNNPKVQASLAANTFTITGHAETKQLTEMLPSILNQLGADSLTSLRRLAEALPKQAGDGKAPIAPIEEEDDDVPDLVENFDEASKDEAN